One Engystomops pustulosus chromosome 7, aEngPut4.maternal, whole genome shotgun sequence DNA window includes the following coding sequences:
- the API5 gene encoding apoptosis inhibitor 5 yields MPTVEELYRNYGILADAKDDVSQHKAAYQIILDGVKGGAKEKRLAAQFIPKFFKHFPDLSDAALNAQLDLCEDEDVSIRRQAIKELSQFATGENLPRVADILTQLLQSDDSAEFNLVNNALLSIFKMDAKGTLGGLFSQILHGEDIVRERAIKFLSTKLKALPEDVMTKEVDDFIFSESKKVLYDVTGEEFVLFMKILSSLKNLQTVSGRQQLVDLVSEQAGLHQTLNPADPDSVDRLLQCMRQAVPLFSKNVHSTNFVTYFCENVLPILSTLTSPAEGIDVQLEVLKLLAEMSSFCGDMDKLESNLNKLFDKLLEYMPLPPEEVENGENSANEEPKLQFSYVECLLFSFHQLGRKMPDFLIDKVDADKLKDFKIRLQYFARGLQVYIRQLRLALQGKTGDSLKTEENKIKVVALKITNNINVLIKDLFHNPPSYKSTVTLSWKPVQKTEVGQKRSSEDSSSSSPPKKPIPGPKRDSRQIYNPPSGKYSGSLGNFPYEQRGGFRGGRGRGWGGRGNRSRGRVY; encoded by the exons CATAAAGCCGCCTACCAGATCATCCTGGATGGAGTGAAAGGAGGCGCCAAGGAGAAGAGATTGGCCGCTCAGTTTATCCCCAAGTTCTTCAAACATTTCCCGGACCTTTCTGATGCTGCGCTCAATGCCCAGCTGGACCTGTGCGAGGATGAGGATGTTTCG ATCCGTCGGCAAGCCATCAAAGAACTGTCCCAGTTTGCCACCGGAGAGAACCTGCCGCGTGTGGCCGATATTCTCACCCAACTTCTACAATCAG acGACTCAGCCGAGTTCAATCTGGTGAATAACGCTTTGCTGAGCATCTTCAAGATGGATGCCAAAG GCACATTGGGAGGCTTGTTCAGCCAGATTCTTCACGGGGAAGATATAGTGCGTGAGCGAGCCATCAAATTCCTTTCCACTAAGCTGAAAGCACTTCCTGAAGACGTCATGACAAAGGAGGTGGACGACTTCATATTCTCAGAATCAAAGAAG GTTCTGTATGATGTCACCGGAGAAGAGTTTGTTCTGTTCATGAAAATCCTTTCTTCACTGAAAAACCTGCAGACAGTTAGCGGCCGTCAGCAGCTGGTGGACCTGGTGTCTGAGCAAGCGGGACTGCACCAAACGCTGAACCCAGCAGACCCGGACTCTGTGGATCGCCTGCTGCAGTGTATGCGCCAGGCGGTGCCGCTGTTCTCA aAAAATGTCCACTCAACAAACTTTGTGACTTATTTCTGTGAGAACGTCCTCCCCATCCTGAGCACCCTGACCAGTCCAGCGGAGGGCATTGATGTCCAGCTAGAG GTTTTGAAGCTCTTGGCTGAGATGAGCTCCTTCTGTGGGGACATGGACAAACTAGAGTCAAACCTGAACAAGCTCTTTGATAAGTTGTTG GAATACATGCCACTTCCACCTGAAGAGGTAGAGAACGGGGAAAACTCTGCAAACGAGGAGCCGAAGCTACAGTTCAGTTATGTGGAATGTCTTCTCTTCAGCTTCCATCAGCTCGGGAGGAAAATGCCAGATTTTCTGATTGACAAAGTCGATGCTGATAAACTGAAAGACTTCAAAATCCG GCTGCAGTACTTTGCCAGAGGACTTCAGGTCTACATCCGACAGCTCCGCCTGGCTCTGCAAGGAAAAACCGGGGATTccctgaagacagaagag AACAAAATCAAAGTGGTCGCCCTAAAAATTACAAACAACATTAATGTTTTGATCaag GATCTATTCCATAACCCTCCATCCTACAAGAGCACAGTGACCCTGTCCTGGAAACCAGTGCAGAAAACAGAAGTTGG GCAAAAGAGGTCAAGTGAAGACAGTTCCTCAAGTTCCCCTCCCAAAAAGCCTATTCCAGGACCAAAGAGGGATTCCCGACAGATCTACAATCCTCCCAGCGGAAAATACAGCGGAAGCCTAGGAAACTTCCCTTATG AACAGCGAGGAGGCTTCCGTGGAGGCCGGGGCAGAGGATGGGGAGGACGTGGGAACCGCAGCCGGGGCAGAGTATATTGA